The proteins below come from a single Methanothrix thermoacetophila PT genomic window:
- a CDS encoding PAS domain S-box protein has protein sequence MSDPSVDRELAFQILNSLGQGVVVSKVVDERWIIEYANPAFAHMLGFSLSEIVGKSTEDFLHPDDIPLLLESRAKRLEGLTTSYEVRFLRKDGSIVPVLITGAPRIVDNRPAGGILVITDLTDYYSVLRQLKNSQRRLMDILEFMPDPALGMDMDGRVIIWNRALEALTGVRKEEMLGKGNYECAIPFYGYRRPVLADLVLHGYDESMSREYRNLQRDGDVLTAEVFIPTFGPEGSHLWLKAALIYDSEGRIEGAIEVIRDITENVKRLNALSLSEARYRSIVEGMPFLVCRFDRDGVLTFVNENYCNYFGFRREDIVGRSFLELIPEDEREAVLERFRGLTRERPYVTYTHRVKRGEEIRWQRWTDRAIFGQNGEVLEYQSLGEDITAEKNMEDALRESEHRFRVLAESTAAGIAIMRDERFVYVNRAGEEMSGYSRDELIGAPVWMVVHPEDAAWLKKMYSRKLRGEPTPPRYEFRIITKNGDVRWVEYASGTLELGGEMALIGTLIDITERRQAEEELRRFKESLEQMVEERTAELEQRNAEIESFVYTVSHDLRRPLITISGLAGLAEFDLEKGNLEKARESLRTVQRSCENMDALLRDILELSRIGKVTNPPEDVPFELLVREAIDQLAEAVKKRSAELRVAEGMPTVRVDRERLVEALVNLIDNSIKYTGEDTRPVIEIFYRDGVFCVRDNGIGIPESQREKVFDLFYKVDPKSDGTGVGLSIVKRIIEVHGGRIWIESDGCSWTAFCFTLPVVS, from the coding sequence ATGTCAGATCCAAGCGTTGATCGCGAGCTAGCCTTCCAGATACTGAACTCGCTAGGTCAGGGTGTTGTCGTGTCGAAGGTTGTTGATGAGCGGTGGATCATCGAATACGCGAACCCGGCCTTCGCCCACATGCTTGGATTTTCCTTGAGCGAGATAGTGGGGAAATCCACTGAAGATTTTCTGCATCCAGATGACATCCCCCTACTTCTGGAGAGCAGGGCGAAGAGACTTGAGGGGCTCACAACCAGCTATGAGGTGAGGTTTCTGCGAAAGGATGGCTCGATCGTGCCGGTGCTCATTACAGGAGCCCCGAGGATCGTTGATAACAGACCTGCTGGTGGGATACTGGTTATAACAGATCTCACCGATTACTACTCGGTTTTGAGGCAGCTGAAGAACTCCCAGCGGAGGCTCATGGATATCCTGGAGTTCATGCCTGATCCTGCCCTTGGCATGGACATGGATGGGAGGGTGATCATCTGGAACAGGGCACTGGAGGCCCTCACCGGCGTGAGAAAGGAAGAGATGCTCGGAAAGGGTAATTACGAGTGTGCGATTCCGTTCTATGGTTACAGAAGGCCGGTGCTTGCAGACCTTGTGCTCCATGGATACGACGAATCCATGTCCAGGGAGTACAGAAACCTGCAGCGAGATGGCGACGTGCTCACCGCGGAGGTTTTCATACCCACGTTCGGGCCAGAGGGTTCGCATCTGTGGCTCAAGGCCGCGCTAATATACGATTCGGAAGGCAGGATCGAGGGAGCCATAGAGGTGATACGTGACATCACAGAGAATGTGAAGCGTTTGAACGCTCTGAGTCTGAGCGAGGCGCGGTACAGATCGATCGTGGAGGGCATGCCATTTCTCGTATGCAGATTTGATCGTGATGGTGTTCTCACATTTGTCAACGAGAACTACTGCAATTACTTTGGATTCAGAAGAGAGGATATCGTTGGCAGATCGTTCCTTGAGCTGATACCTGAGGACGAGAGAGAGGCGGTTCTCGAGAGGTTCAGAGGCCTGACCCGGGAGAGGCCGTATGTGACGTATACGCACCGCGTTAAGAGAGGAGAAGAGATACGATGGCAGCGATGGACCGACAGAGCGATATTCGGCCAGAATGGCGAGGTTCTCGAGTACCAGTCTCTGGGTGAGGACATCACAGCTGAGAAGAACATGGAGGATGCGCTGAGGGAGAGCGAGCACAGGTTCAGGGTGCTGGCAGAGAGCACCGCTGCAGGCATAGCGATCATGAGAGACGAGCGGTTTGTGTATGTCAACAGAGCCGGAGAGGAGATGAGTGGCTACAGCAGGGACGAGCTGATAGGTGCGCCTGTATGGATGGTGGTCCATCCCGAGGATGCAGCATGGCTAAAGAAGATGTACTCGCGGAAGCTCCGCGGTGAGCCGACGCCACCGAGATACGAGTTCAGGATAATCACGAAAAACGGAGATGTCAGATGGGTGGAGTATGCATCCGGCACACTGGAGCTCGGCGGGGAGATGGCATTGATTGGCACACTCATCGATATCACAGAGAGAAGGCAGGCAGAGGAGGAGCTGCGCAGGTTCAAGGAGTCGCTGGAGCAGATGGTCGAAGAGCGGACTGCAGAGCTGGAGCAGAGGAATGCGGAGATAGAGAGCTTTGTATACACAGTATCCCATGACCTCAGGAGGCCGCTGATAACCATAAGCGGGCTGGCAGGTCTTGCGGAGTTCGATCTCGAGAAAGGGAATTTGGAAAAGGCGAGGGAGAGCTTGAGGACCGTCCAGAGATCGTGTGAAAATATGGATGCGCTCCTGAGGGATATCCTGGAGCTCTCCAGGATAGGCAAAGTCACCAACCCACCTGAGGATGTGCCATTCGAGCTTCTGGTGAGAGAGGCGATCGATCAGCTCGCTGAGGCGGTTAAAAAGAGATCCGCCGAGCTGAGGGTGGCGGAGGGGATGCCCACAGTTCGCGTCGACCGCGAAAGGCTCGTGGAGGCACTGGTCAATCTGATCGACAACAGCATAAAATACACGGGAGAAGATACGAGGCCTGTGATAGAGATATTCTATAGAGATGGCGTCTTCTGCGTCAGGGATAACGGCATCGGAATACCAGAGAGCCAGAGGGAGAAGGTCTTCGATCTCTTCTACAAGGTAGATCCGAAGAGCGATGGCACCGGGGTGGGGTTGAGCATAGTCAAGAGGATCATCGAGGTCCATGGGGGAAGAATATGGATAGAATCGGATGGCTGCAGCTGGACTGCTTTCTGCTTCACGCTGCCTGTGGTCTCATGA
- a CDS encoding cyclophilin-like fold protein: MILLRRIEIDIQGFGRAIAELDGRNPQTSEAVWNALPIEGRAMLWGEEVYFGTSLICEDENPSPSATAGDISYWVPGHAICIFFGRTQPYSPVNHIGRISEGLGIFTSVKEGAEIVLRRAE; this comes from the coding sequence GTGATCCTGTTGAGAAGAATCGAGATCGATATACAAGGCTTTGGCAGAGCCATCGCGGAGCTTGATGGGAGGAATCCGCAAACTTCTGAGGCTGTTTGGAATGCGCTACCGATCGAGGGAAGGGCGATGCTCTGGGGTGAGGAGGTCTACTTCGGAACATCTCTTATATGTGAGGATGAGAATCCATCACCATCAGCAACTGCCGGAGACATCTCGTACTGGGTGCCGGGGCATGCGATATGCATCTTTTTCGGGAGGACACAGCCGTACTCACCGGTGAACCACATCGGCAGGATCTCTGAGGGTCTCGGGATTTTCACATCCGTAAAAGAGGGTGCTGAGATCGTGCTCAGAAGAGCAGAGTGA
- the pheT gene encoding phenylalanine--tRNA ligase subunit beta, with amino-acid sequence MPVVRLYYEDLEEMVGASRELIIERLPMMGADIGKSPEADYIDVEFFPDRPDLYSAEGVARALQGFLGIRPGLPEYQVHTGSVEMRVDESVKSVRPIIGCAVVRGLRFTDPFIESLMSLQEDLHWGLGRNRRKVAIGVHDISRVRPPFRYIAEDPDKRRFVPLDFDESMSMREILERHPKGVAYRHILDGFERFPLIVDADDNVLSFPPVINGELTRVREDTTDLFIDVTGTDPVVYRALNIVVTALAERGGRIEGVRMISPDKEWISPDLSPARWTVTTSEANSLIGFNLSAEELAECLRRMRFGARHLDNDSVEVLVPAYRADIMHTWDIIEDAAKSYGYENLKAEMPRTLTIGRPHPMEELKDEVRDLMVGLGYLEVMPFTLTNEKVHFEMMRRSAGECTRVMHPISELHTIIRTAVLPGLMEILSLNQHHALPQRLFAVGDVVIDGRTKCHLSAVSIHSGAGFAEISSLVSAIMRELRISAEVVESSDGAFIPGRGADLMLNGARIGCFGEIHPEVISAFGLEHPVVGMELELSL; translated from the coding sequence ATGCCTGTCGTGCGTTTGTATTACGAAGATCTTGAGGAGATGGTCGGCGCCTCAAGGGAGCTCATAATTGAAAGGCTGCCGATGATGGGTGCAGATATTGGCAAGAGCCCGGAAGCGGATTACATCGATGTGGAGTTCTTCCCCGACAGGCCGGATCTCTACAGCGCTGAGGGCGTGGCCAGGGCGCTGCAGGGTTTTCTGGGAATAAGGCCAGGACTCCCTGAGTACCAGGTCCACACCGGATCTGTTGAGATGCGCGTGGATGAGTCTGTGAAGAGTGTGCGCCCGATAATAGGATGCGCAGTTGTCAGGGGCCTCAGGTTCACGGATCCTTTCATAGAGTCGCTCATGAGCCTCCAGGAGGACCTCCACTGGGGTCTCGGGAGAAACAGGAGGAAGGTCGCGATAGGAGTTCATGATATCTCCAGGGTAAGACCTCCATTCAGATACATCGCAGAGGATCCCGACAAAAGGAGGTTTGTGCCGCTCGATTTCGATGAGAGTATGAGCATGAGGGAGATACTTGAGCGGCATCCGAAGGGTGTTGCATACCGTCATATCCTGGATGGATTCGAAAGGTTCCCCCTGATCGTGGATGCTGATGATAATGTCCTGTCATTCCCGCCGGTAATAAACGGGGAGCTGACCAGGGTCAGGGAGGATACAACAGATCTGTTCATAGATGTGACAGGCACGGATCCTGTTGTCTACAGGGCTCTGAACATAGTGGTTACCGCCCTGGCAGAGCGCGGCGGAAGGATAGAGGGCGTGAGGATGATCTCCCCTGATAAAGAATGGATCAGCCCGGATCTCTCCCCTGCACGCTGGACTGTGACCACATCAGAGGCGAATAGCCTGATAGGCTTCAACCTCTCCGCAGAGGAGCTCGCGGAGTGTCTCAGACGCATGAGGTTCGGAGCACGCCATCTTGACAACGACAGTGTTGAGGTGCTGGTCCCTGCGTATCGCGCGGATATAATGCACACCTGGGACATCATAGAGGATGCGGCCAAGAGCTACGGCTATGAGAATCTGAAGGCAGAGATGCCGAGAACGCTGACGATCGGCAGACCTCACCCGATGGAGGAGCTCAAGGATGAGGTTCGAGATCTGATGGTCGGTCTGGGCTATCTAGAGGTGATGCCATTCACCCTTACAAATGAGAAGGTCCACTTCGAGATGATGCGCAGGAGCGCCGGCGAATGCACGCGCGTCATGCACCCGATAAGCGAGCTTCACACCATAATAAGAACGGCTGTACTTCCGGGGCTGATGGAGATCCTTTCCCTCAATCAACACCATGCTCTTCCACAGAGACTCTTCGCGGTGGGGGATGTGGTCATCGATGGGAGAACAAAGTGCCACCTAAGCGCGGTCTCGATACACAGCGGAGCCGGATTCGCGGAGATTAGCTCTCTGGTTTCCGCAATCATGAGAGAGTTGAGGATCAGTGCAGAAGTGGTAGAGTCGAGCGATGGCGCATTCATACCCGGTAGGGGCGCGGATCTAATGCTCAATGGGGCCAGAATCGGATGCTTCGGCGAGATCCATCCAGAGGTGATCTCTGCGTTTGGACTGGAGCATCCTGTAGTCGGAATGGAGCTGGAGCTATCACTATAA
- the pheS gene encoding phenylalanine--tRNA ligase subunit alpha — protein MASERDLRILEAISDGCSNPQEIADRLNIKIEAVLSAAESLAESGLISVDKRVIERFSLTEEGRRYAHEGLPERRLIEMIGEGKPVSELQDPALKIAIGWARKKGWVRIDKGVLRPLGRPPEGEDEIALKMLLEGEKSRSELGSAIDLLIKRGLVAPERSKSWRYEITDAGKQVLSQSKEIISKTAGYGAAVTLVKEISQLTPDIIKSGAWREARFRPYNVRVPGETIYPGKIHPYRRLMDRMRRIMLEMGFTEIKGEIIQSSFWNFDALFQPQDHPAREMQDTFYLDSRAEIPDYRSVKEMHEHGGRIGSTGWGGVWDPEIARQEVLRTHTTAITIKYLADNPDPPVKAFCIDRVYRREAIDATHTPEFEQLEGVVMDRGVTFSNLLGILKEFYSKMGFEEVRFRPGYFPYTEPSVEPEVWIDGLGWVELGGAGVFRREVTAPFGIEHPVLAWGLGVSRLAMLRLGLKDLRLLYQPDIGWLRDTPVSVFRGV, from the coding sequence ATGGCATCGGAGAGAGATTTGAGGATTCTTGAGGCCATATCAGATGGATGCTCAAACCCGCAGGAGATCGCAGACCGTCTTAATATAAAAATAGAGGCTGTTCTATCAGCAGCGGAATCTCTTGCAGAGAGCGGGCTCATCAGTGTGGACAAAAGGGTTATCGAGCGTTTCTCGCTGACCGAGGAGGGGAGAAGATATGCGCATGAAGGTCTCCCTGAGAGAAGGCTCATAGAGATGATAGGTGAGGGAAAGCCGGTATCCGAGCTTCAGGACCCAGCGCTGAAGATCGCCATAGGATGGGCTCGAAAGAAGGGCTGGGTTCGGATCGATAAGGGTGTTTTGAGACCGCTGGGCAGGCCTCCCGAGGGGGAGGATGAGATCGCGCTCAAAATGCTTCTTGAGGGAGAGAAGAGCAGGTCGGAGCTCGGCAGCGCCATCGATCTGCTGATCAAAAGAGGTCTGGTGGCACCGGAGCGGAGCAAATCCTGGAGGTACGAGATAACAGATGCGGGGAAGCAGGTGCTATCTCAGAGCAAGGAGATCATTTCTAAAACTGCTGGATACGGCGCAGCTGTTACTCTGGTAAAGGAGATCTCCCAGCTCACCCCGGATATCATAAAGAGCGGCGCATGGAGGGAAGCGAGATTCAGGCCCTACAACGTCAGGGTTCCTGGTGAGACCATCTATCCCGGCAAGATACATCCGTACAGGCGGTTGATGGACCGGATGAGAAGAATCATGCTCGAGATGGGGTTCACGGAGATAAAGGGGGAGATAATACAGTCGAGCTTCTGGAACTTCGATGCGCTCTTCCAGCCACAGGACCATCCGGCCAGGGAGATGCAGGACACGTTCTATCTGGACAGCAGGGCTGAGATCCCTGATTACAGAAGTGTGAAGGAGATGCACGAGCACGGCGGCAGGATAGGTTCCACAGGATGGGGCGGCGTTTGGGATCCGGAGATCGCCAGGCAGGAGGTCCTCAGGACGCACACAACTGCGATAACAATAAAGTATCTGGCAGACAACCCCGACCCTCCGGTCAAGGCATTCTGCATAGATCGCGTTTACAGGCGTGAGGCCATCGATGCGACTCACACCCCTGAGTTCGAGCAGCTTGAGGGGGTTGTGATGGACAGGGGCGTAACGTTCAGCAATCTTCTCGGAATATTAAAGGAGTTTTACTCAAAGATGGGATTCGAGGAGGTCAGGTTCAGGCCCGGATACTTCCCGTACACAGAGCCGAGCGTCGAGCCCGAGGTCTGGATAGATGGGCTGGGCTGGGTGGAGCTCGGGGGCGCTGGCGTCTTCAGGCGCGAGGTGACCGCGCCATTCGGAATAGAGCATCCAGTGCTCGCATGGGGTCTGGGTGTGAGCAGGCTGGCGATGCTCCGGCTGGGCCTGAAGGATCTGAGGCTTCTCTACCAGCCAGATATCGGATGGCTGCGGGATACTCCCGTATCTGTCTTCAGGGGTGTCTGA
- a CDS encoding creatininase family protein, translating to MILGEMSWPEIEKGLKKTRTVILPVGAVEEHGPHLPVTTDTHQALEVAYEVARRREVFVAPPVHYGICRSTRGFPGTVSVGFNALRDYVYDILLGFHESNFRYVMVLSGHAGGQHMSSLKEACQSAVNNTDLRISLLTDFDLIRCDTPGDGHAGDIETSRMLLHRPDLVRGLPPANHPKRPRYLILRSVREFMGNGIMGDPSSASAEKGVRYFEMAVRGVLEALDELEGFSV from the coding sequence ATGATCCTCGGGGAGATGAGCTGGCCTGAGATAGAGAAGGGGCTGAAGAAGACAAGGACCGTGATACTGCCTGTGGGGGCTGTCGAGGAGCACGGTCCGCACCTCCCAGTGACCACAGACACACACCAGGCACTGGAGGTTGCTTACGAGGTTGCGAGGAGGCGCGAGGTCTTCGTCGCGCCGCCTGTGCACTACGGCATATGCAGGAGTACGAGGGGCTTTCCAGGAACTGTGAGCGTTGGATTCAACGCCCTGAGAGATTACGTGTACGACATTCTTCTCGGGTTCCACGAGAGCAACTTCAGATACGTGATGGTTCTCTCAGGGCATGCCGGAGGGCAGCACATGTCATCTCTTAAAGAGGCGTGCCAGAGCGCTGTGAACAATACAGATCTCAGAATCAGCCTGCTGACCGACTTTGATCTCATAAGGTGTGATACGCCGGGGGATGGCCACGCGGGAGATATTGAGACGTCAAGAATGCTGCTCCACAGGCCGGATCTTGTCAGGGGCCTCCCGCCCGCGAACCATCCGAAGCGCCCAAGATACCTGATCCTGAGATCGGTGCGGGAGTTCATGGGCAATGGGATCATGGGGGATCCGAGCAGTGCGAGCGCCGAGAAGGGGGTCAGGTACTTCGAGATGGCTGTGCGGGGTGTTCTGGAGGCGCTAGACGAGCTGGAGGGTTTCTCTGTGTGA